From the genome of Phyllostomus discolor isolate MPI-MPIP mPhyDis1 chromosome 12, mPhyDis1.pri.v3, whole genome shotgun sequence, one region includes:
- the LOC114488574 gene encoding AP-3 complex subunit sigma-2, with protein MIQAILVFNNHGKPRLVRFYQRFPEEIQQQIVRETFHLVLKRDDNICNFLEGGSLIGGSDYKLIYRHYATLYFVFCVDSSESELGILDLIQVFVETLDKCFENVCELDLIFHMDKVHYILQEVVMGGMVLETNMNEIVAQVEAQNRLEKSEGGLSAAPARAVSAVKNINLPEMPRNINIGDLNIKVPNLSQFV; from the exons ATGATTCAGGCGATTCTGGTTTTCAACAACCACGGGAAGCCGCGGCTGGTCCGCTTCTACCAGCGTTTC CCAGAAGAAATCCAGCAGCAGATCGTCCGGGAGACCTTCCACCTGGTTCTCAAGCGGGACGACAACATCTGTAACTTCCTGGAGGGCGGAAG TTTGATTGGTGGCTCCGACTACAAGCTGATTTATCGGCACTATGCTACCCTCTACTTTGTGTTTTGCGTGGATTCATCAGAGAGTGAACTCGGGATCCTGGACCTCATCCAG GTGTTCGTGGAGACCCTGGATAAATGTTTCGAAAACGTCTGTGAGTTGGATTTGATCTTCCACATGGACAAG GTGCACTACATCCTGCAGGAAGTGGTGATGGGCGGGATGGTGCTGGAGACGAACATGAATGAGATCGTGGCCCAGGTGGAAGCTCAGAACAGGCTGGAGAAGTCAGAG GGCGGCCTCTCGGCAGCCCCCGCCCGCGCCGTGTCCGCCGTGAAAAACATCAACCTGCCGGAGATGCCTCGGAACATCAACATCGGCGACCTCAACATCAAAGTCCCCAACCTGTCCCAGTTTGTCTGA
- the LOC114488573 gene encoding arpin produces the protein MSRIYQDSALRNKAVRSARLSTAWEPAAHQGGNGVLLEGELVDVSRHSILDANGRKERYYVLYVQPSLIHRRKFDPKGNEIEPNFSATRKVNTGFLMSSYRVDAKGETDRLTPEALKELVDKPELLALTESLAPAHTVAFWMPESEMEALELELGAGVRLKTRGDGPFLDSLAKLEAGTVTKCNFAGDRQTGASWTDNIMARKSSQASAAETREQGDGAEDAEWDD, from the exons ATGAGCCGCATCTACCAGGACAGCGCGCTCCGGAACAAGGCGGTGCGGAGCGCACGGCTGAGCACGGCCTGGGAGCCCGCCGCCCACCAGGG GGGCAATGGCGTCCTGCTGGAGGGGGAACTGGTGGACGTGTCTCGGCACAGCATCTTGGACGCCAATGGCAGGAAG gaGCGCTACTACGTGCTGTACGTCCAGCCGAGTCTCATCCATCGCCGCAAGTTTGACCCCAAGGGGAACGAAATCGAGCCCAACTTCAGTGCCACCAGGAAGGTGAACACGGGCTTCCTCATGTCCTCCTACA GGGTGGACGCCAAGGGGGAGACGGACAGACTCACGCCCGAGGCCCTGAAGGAGCTGGTGGACAAGCCCGAGCTGCTGGCCCTGACCGAGAGCCTCGCGCCCGCGCACACTGTGGCCTTCTGGATGCCCGAGTCGGAGATGGAGgcgctggagctggagctgggggccGGCGTGCGGCTGAAAACGCGGGGCGACGGCCCGTTCCTGG aTTCGTTAGCCAAACTCGAGGCCGGAACAGTGACCAAGTGTAACTTCGCCGGTGACAGACAGACAGGGGCGTCCTGGACGGACAACATCATGGCCCGGAAGTCTTCCCAGGCGTCCGCGGCGGAGACCCGCGAGCAGGGGGACGGGGCCGAGGACGCGGAGTGG gacGACTGA